From the genome of Daphnia pulicaria isolate SC F1-1A chromosome 5, SC_F0-13Bv2, whole genome shotgun sequence:
GGCGTGCCATACATCTTGTAACGAATAAGAGAACCAATTATTGCCAATGGCAATATCAGCGGCACGTTTTCGCCCGAAATGACCCTCCTCCTTTCCTTTCATGTACAAATATCCCAAATttcgttaaaataaaattttataaacaaTCTGTATTGTGTCTCTTTGCTGGTTATGGATATCATCTCAAAAGACAACACTAATTACGATGCCATAAATTAAGATATACCCTCACATCTCTCGaccagaggaaaaaaaaaataaaaaaaaggtgagagGATAAATCACGCAACACAGCTTGTTATCAAACCAAGAGACCGAAACAAACTTTCGTCCCTCACGAccagaagagagaaagaagaaaaaaaaaacgagtatAGTGGAGGGTAAATCCAGCAATTGTACACgatacaaaatagaaaaaattgaacACCAAGTTGACAAGGATTCAAGTGTTCGGTGAAGcagattttacttttttgttgcCGGGGATATAAAGTTCAGTTGCGAGGCGACGAGCCACTGGATGATGGAATAGCAACTTCCGTCGTTTGGCCTCCACTATCTCTGGGAGAACTCTGCAACCAAAAAGTCGTCAAAAATGGGAAGTCTATAGCCTGAGCAATGGTATATACCATGGAACTCAAATTACTTTGACATGTATCTGATTGCGCAATACTGCGGCACGGATAACGAGCAATCGAGTTCTTCTCTTGAATTCCTCGCCCAAATTGAGCGACTTTTCAAAAGTGCAACTGCGTTGGTCGGCGTCTTTAGCGAACAAGATCTAATAAACacacaaaaggaaaattagtttctgggagggggggggggacctccaagaagaagaaaacttgtgCTCAAAATAACACATACTTTATTGTGAGAATCAATTCGCGCCTGGATTTGTCCGTCGAGAATCAATTGCATCAGCTCGTCTTCTAATGCTGAAACACTGGTATTGAACGCTTCTGCCATTCGTCTCATATCCGCTGACATGTAAGGACTGCGGGAGAAGAATTAAGGATAAATATGAAattcaacaaacaaaattaaccGCAAGGGATTTCTCTACCTGAAATACTGAATCAAAGCTCGGTTTCGGATTTTAGTATATAGCGCAGGCACATGGGGGGCGAGATACATGTCCAATAACAAGTTATCCTGCAAATAACATAAAGGTGGGTTAAAAACTTTCTTTCTAATGTCCACGTTGTTATCACAAATCATCTTTTACGTCTGGTCAGTGTCTTAATACCTTCATTTCTTCTAGAAGCTTTAGGCAGGAGGCGTATTTAGATTCATAGAACTTGTGGATTATGTCTCTCAACTGCGGTTCCAGTTccagaaaaagtttgaaagaactaaaaaagaagaggtaaTTATCTTGATTACTTTAATCAATGATATTCCCACGGGAGTGAAATACCTGCTAGAAATCACGTGTTTTTGAAGTTCAGCCCTGTCGTAAGTAGCGAGAGCACACAAACCTCCAAACACGGCAACGTTAGACGGCGAAAGCAATTCGGGAAGGTCACAGTGATCAACGTTGGCCTGCAGGAAATGCCGGGCTGCGCACTTGTATTTCTTAGTCGCAAGTTCAGCAAGTCCAGCTGCACATTGCAAATGAGTCACTAATGCTTGGCCACCATCTTTACTGTTTGAAGACTGAACACGACACAAAAAACATCAATAATAGAATTTTGCGTTGAATTTAACTATAATCGAAACTTTACCTCGGCGAAATCTGGCGTTGACTCTGCTTTATTGACGTAACTAAGAACATGTGACCAGTTTTGAAGATAAACACTAACCTATACATCAGAGGaacaataaatcaaataacaatttGATAGTAAATCAAAGAGGAAAAATACCTTAATGACATTGAGACACATGTGTATTACATGCTTGCTGCTTGTGCAGTAATCTCTGGCTCTTGAGTAGCATTTCAATGCATTAGACATATCACCATAATCCAGGTAGTGATCTCCCAAGTCATCATGACCGCGACGAATGCTCTCTTTGATGGAATTTGCTTTATAGTTTTTCAGATCAGTATCAAGTTTCTCCAATTTTAGAGCAGCTTTCTTCATCTTGCTTTCAGCCCAAGCCAAGTCATAGCTTGGAAGTTCCAAGGCTTGAACCTGAGCAGGTGTCAGCCtataaaacaatttaacaaacATCAGATTCCTATTCTTTAGTTAACATATCAAGGATCATACCCAGTTATTGCCTCTTGTAATTTCCTGTGTAAAAGTTGATATAGTGTGACATTATACGTCTCTTGAACTGCTACAATGGCCATTTTGAGTGTTTCAATTCTCAAAGATGGGCAATGATCAGCAATAAACATTAGACGTGATAGCTTTGCCATTCCATGATAGCTGCTTGTGAAAGTTTCGATGTCCTGAAAACAacagatatattttttttaattaatacttTTAGCTGATGATTACTGTGAGAGTAAAACAAACAAGTATCTCGAGAGAAGTTCAGTACCAAAGTGGGATTCTCAACAATATAGGCTTCTTCTTcagcattttcattttcttcagatACGTCCACTTGCATTGGTTCAACAGCATTCTAAAACAATAACGAAATGTTGCGAATTATGGTTCACGAAGCCGGTGGTACAAATTTTCGTCTGTACCTGATGGTTTAGCGGCAAGGCCGGCATGGGCATGTTGGAAAGATCAACAAATGTTTTGACGTTTGATCGtctgaattcaattcaattaccaATAATTGTCAAGAAACTAACAACACGTTATAAACTGATGGTTTTCTACGAATGTTTCAATCAGTTTCCTCAGACAGTTTTTTGGTGAAAAGCCACCATTGCAATAAACACAGCGTTGCCGATTGCGATAAATCTGTCGATTAAGTGGAATAAATCAGAAATAAATTAGAAACATCTcattaaaaatgagaaaacttACAAAGATTCATTTTAATGAATATATAATTTCtttgtgttttattatttaatgttCTTATATTTTCGAATGTTCTTCTGTAGTTCTGTGGTAGACTTTTGAAAGGATATAAAAacacattaaaaaatgttcgTTCTCTGGTTCCGTGACGGCGCGACCGCGTCTCATACTTGCTCTTGTAAGTGCGATTATATTTGACGttttttatgtaataataattgatttgaaatccTTGAATGTGATTGTCAAGATtttcaaaagtgaaaaatcTGTGAAAATATTCGTTGACGGACTTGACGCGGTTGAAACGACGGTTTGGCAACAGCAGACGACATAGAAATCGACAAATGCTTGCGTTCCGACCTCAAAATAATAAGCAAAGGCAAAAGtcttgtcaatttttttttaaggttatcGAATCATAAATAAACGTGAAGAATGGCGGATCCTTTGAGTTTACTACGTCAGttcaatgtcaacaaaaaggaaattattgaGCGTGAGGGTCAAATCATTTTTGGTGAATTTTCTTGGC
Proteins encoded in this window:
- the LOC124341065 gene encoding COP9 signalosome complex subunit 1-like isoform X1, which produces MPMPALPLNHQNAVEPMQVDVSEENENAEEEAYIVENPTLDIETFTSSYHGMAKLSRLMFIADHCPSLRIETLKMAIVAVQETYNVTLYQLLHRKLQEAITGLTPAQVQALELPSYDLAWAESKMKKAALKLEKLDTDLKNYKANSIKESIRRGHDDLGDHYLDYGDMSNALKCYSRARDYCTSSKHVIHMCLNVIKVSVYLQNWSHVLSYVNKAESTPDFAESSNSKDGGQALVTHLQCAAGLAELATKKYKCAARHFLQANVDHCDLPELLSPSNVAVFGGLCALATYDRAELQKHVISSSSFKLFLELEPQLRDIIHKFYESKYASCLKLLEEMKDNLLLDMYLAPHVPALYTKIRNRALIQYFSPYMSADMRRMAEAFNTSVSALEDELMQLILDGQIQARIDSHNKILFAKDADQRSCTFEKSLNLGEEFKRRTRLLVIRAAVLRNQIHVKSSPRDSGGQTTEVAIPSSSGSSPRN
- the LOC124341065 gene encoding COP9 signalosome complex subunit 1-like isoform X2 produces the protein MPMPALPLNHQNAVEPMQVDVSEENENAEEEAYIVENPTLDIETFTSSYHGMAKLSRLMFIADHCPSLRIETLKMAIVAVQETYNVTLYQLLHRKLQEAITGLTPAQVQALELPSYDLAWAESKMKKAALKLEKLDTDLKNYKANSIKESIRRGHDDLGDHYLDYGDMSNALKCYSRARDYCTSSKHVIHMCLNVIKVSVYLQNWSHVLSYVNKAESTPDFAESSNSKDGGQALVTHLQCAAGLAELATKKYKCAARHFLQANVDHCDLPELLSPSNVAVFGGLCALATYDRAELQKHVISSSSFKLFLELEPQLRDIIHKFYESKYASCLKLLEEMKDNLLLDMYLAPHVPALYTKIRNRALIQYFSPYMSADMRRMAEAFNTSVSALEDELMQLILDGQIQARIDSHNKILFAKDADQRSCTFEKSLNLGEEFKRRTRLLVIRAAVLRNQIHVKVI